From a single Bacillus sp. NEB1478 genomic region:
- a CDS encoding PhoH family protein, with protein sequence MLNTRYVLDTNVLLQDPYSIQSFGESEVIIPAVVLEEVDSKKRYMDEIGRNAREVSRLIDRVRQNGKLHEGVPLENGGKLRVELNHKSFQRLQETFVEPTNDNRILAVTLNLKLEEEAKKSGINVVLVSKDVLVRVKADALGIETEDFLSDRVIDKNDQTYTGYKEIYVQGDLLNKFYEKGELQLIELTGHSFYPHQFVILKDIFRASVSALGKVDENGKLLKPLRYDSEQIWGIRARNVQQKMAFELLLRKDLPLVTLIGKAGTGKTLITLAAALLQTEDLKDYIKLFIARPIVPVGKDIGYLPGEKEEKLKPWMQPVYDNLEYLFNTKKQGELEKILAGIGSIHVEALTYIRGRSLPDQFIIIDEAQNLTKHEVKTILTRVGEGSKIVLLGDPQQIDHPYLDEFTNGLTYVVEKLKDQPISGHVKLEKGERSSLAQLAADLL encoded by the coding sequence ATGTTGAATACACGATACGTACTTGATACGAACGTGCTGTTACAGGACCCTTATTCAATACAATCGTTTGGAGAAAGTGAAGTAATTATACCTGCTGTTGTTTTAGAAGAAGTGGACTCCAAAAAACGTTACATGGACGAAATAGGAAGAAATGCAAGGGAAGTTTCTCGACTGATAGACAGAGTTAGACAAAATGGGAAGCTTCATGAAGGTGTACCCTTGGAAAACGGTGGGAAGCTTCGGGTGGAACTTAACCATAAATCATTTCAAAGATTACAGGAAACATTTGTAGAACCAACAAATGATAATCGTATTCTTGCGGTTACTTTAAATTTAAAATTAGAAGAAGAAGCTAAGAAAAGCGGCATTAATGTTGTGCTTGTTTCTAAAGATGTTCTTGTGAGGGTAAAGGCGGATGCATTAGGAATCGAAACTGAAGATTTTTTAAGCGACCGGGTAATTGATAAAAATGACCAGACTTACACTGGATACAAAGAGATTTATGTTCAAGGAGATCTTCTAAATAAATTTTATGAAAAAGGTGAACTTCAACTTATTGAGCTAACGGGCCATTCATTTTATCCGCATCAGTTTGTTATTTTAAAAGACATTTTTAGAGCTTCGGTTTCGGCATTAGGAAAAGTGGATGAAAACGGTAAGTTGTTGAAACCACTGAGATATGACTCGGAACAAATTTGGGGGATAAGAGCGCGAAATGTTCAGCAAAAAATGGCTTTTGAATTATTGTTGCGAAAAGACTTGCCGCTCGTGACACTGATCGGAAAAGCGGGAACTGGAAAGACACTCATCACGCTTGCTGCGGCACTTTTGCAAACCGAGGATCTGAAGGATTATATAAAATTGTTTATCGCTCGCCCAATTGTACCAGTAGGGAAAGATATCGGTTATTTGCCTGGTGAAAAAGAAGAAAAACTTAAGCCTTGGATGCAGCCGGTTTATGATAATTTAGAGTATCTATTTAATACGAAAAAACAGGGCGAACTTGAAAAAATCCTTGCTGGAATTGGGTCTATTCATGTTGAAGCCCTTACTTATATAAGAGGAAGAAGTCTTCCAGATCAATTTATCATTATTGATGAAGCGCAAAACTTAACGAAACATGAAGTAAAAACCATCTTAACAAGGGTAGGGGAAGGAAGTAAAATCGTCCTGCTGGGAGATCCGCAGCAGATTGATCATCCTTACCTTGATGAATTTACAAATGGTTTGACATACGTTGTAGAGAAATTGAAAGATCAGCCAATAAGCGGACATGTAAAACTTGAAAAAGGAGAACGTTCTTCTCTTGCACAATTAGCAGCAGATTTATTATAA
- a CDS encoding YhcN/YlaJ family sporulation lipoprotein — translation MKTLRILAVLSAIFVLFGCMNNKKNENAQNDQNVPQLTKVNQTAENKEKGTKGSQAVSKHLVQLATGIPGVEDATAVVLGPYAVVGIDIDRKLDNSRAGTIKYSVAEALKEDPNGKNAVITADPDTVERLRQMGIEIRQGHPIGGIMRELSAIVGRLMPQIPQATHTKKPSPTETNNKQLNKRDEQKLKNEQKKQEKSDKSQPQRMKNTQ, via the coding sequence ATGAAAACACTTCGCATTCTTGCCGTTTTAAGTGCAATTTTCGTCTTATTTGGCTGTATGAATAATAAAAAAAATGAAAATGCACAAAACGATCAAAATGTCCCACAGCTTACAAAAGTAAATCAAACGGCCGAAAATAAGGAAAAAGGAACTAAAGGATCCCAAGCCGTTTCAAAACATCTTGTTCAGTTAGCAACTGGTATTCCCGGAGTAGAAGATGCAACTGCTGTTGTACTTGGACCGTATGCTGTTGTTGGAATTGATATAGACCGCAAACTGGACAACTCACGTGCAGGAACAATTAAATATTCAGTTGCAGAGGCTCTAAAGGAAGATCCAAATGGAAAAAATGCAGTCATAACCGCAGACCCTGATACTGTAGAAAGATTGCGTCAAATGGGAATAGAAATTCGTCAAGGACATCCTATTGGTGGTATCATGAGAGAATTATCGGCTATTGTTGGCAGATTAATGCCTCAAATACCACAAGCTACTCATACAAAAAAGCCCTCACCTACTGAAACGAATAATAAACAGCTCAACAAAAGAGATGAACAGAAACTTAAAAATGAACAAAAGAAACAAGAAAAATCAGATAAGAGCCAGCCGCAGCGTATGAAGAATACACAATAA
- a CDS encoding YlaH-like family protein, translated as MKENNIMAATGEDSSSIALLLGIQDDPVRGFLLLYLLITVLSIVVFKLGFAKKLPPLKTVVIYLFLIIGCIPLAFFGIGLPVAEGLIAAALILIIYKVRLHQSKKEKAE; from the coding sequence GTGAAAGAAAACAATATCATGGCAGCAACTGGGGAAGATTCATCATCGATTGCTTTGCTATTAGGCATTCAGGATGATCCTGTCAGAGGTTTTTTACTGCTTTATTTACTCATCACCGTACTAAGTATTGTTGTTTTTAAATTAGGATTCGCAAAAAAACTGCCACCGTTGAAGACAGTCGTGATTTATCTGTTCTTAATAATTGGGTGCATACCCCTTGCTTTTTTTGGGATCGGTCTACCGGTTGCAGAAGGTTTGATTGCAGCAGCTTTGATTCTTATTATTTATAAAGTAAGACTGCATCAAAGCAAGAAAGAAAAAGCTGAGTAG
- a CDS encoding YlaI family protein: protein MRVKCVLCDNIEVIENECLLAKKLRNRPIHTFMCEKCKERITEKTAQRAATGNFTLYRSPDTNNDW, encoded by the coding sequence ATGCGTGTAAAATGCGTATTATGTGATAATATTGAAGTCATTGAAAACGAATGTTTACTAGCAAAAAAACTAAGAAATCGCCCTATACACACTTTTATGTGTGAAAAATGCAAAGAACGCATTACTGAAAAAACAGCACAAAGGGCTGCAACAGGTAATTTCACTTTATATAGAAGTCCCGACACAAATAACGATTGGTAA